ttttgtctaccttcgattttccagcatctgcagttccttcttaaacactgacatCTAGTGGAATGGTCcataaatgtagacacaaaaggctggattcactcaggcagcatatctggatagaaggaatgggtgacatttcgggtcgagaccctgcttcaacgTGAATCATGGGAGAGGGACAcaaagagatatggaagtgtcaggtgtgaaaacgagagatcaaaggaagATGTcgtatagatcattgttagctaagggaagctgacaacgaggccTAGAAAGAtgaaatttaatcaggacagtcaaACATGTCAAAGATCTAGGATGGGGGATGGGTGGAAAGAGTATAAATGTATATTGGCATCAAATTATTCCCCTTCTTATCTGAGCTTCCATCATCTCTCCTCGAAGGTGACCTGCCATGTATCAAGTAAATCAGGATGAGTGCTCACATCCACTGTTGAGCAGTTTCATACATTTAAGTAAGGTCTTGCCTGATTATTGCAACAGACAACGGTAGAGGCaaattcattgggtattttgagTGACCGCAGGTCAGCGCAGACGCatagtattgtgaacaattttggtccacatgtctgaggaaggatgtgctgcgtCTGGTgaggggccagaggaggtttacaagaattatcccaggaatgagagggtttacatataatgagcgtttgccagcactgggcctacactcgctggaatttagaaggatgagggggtgcctTCAtcaaaacataccgaatagtgaaagacttggatagagtggatgtggagaggttgtttacaCTAATGGAAGAGtcaagagcctcagaattaaaggacattccttttggaaggagattaggaggagtttctttaggcagagggtggtgaatctgtgaaattcttttccacagaaggctgtggaggccaaatcaatggatatttttaaggtggagtttggcaaattattgattagtgcgattgtcaggggttatggggaaaagataggagaatgggattaggagggagagatagatcagccatgattgaatggctgtaaacttgataggccgaatggcctaattctgctcctatcaccttatgacttgttgggtcgaagggcctgtttccacgttgtttgtccaaaagattgtaaattatccctagtgtgaaggatggtgttagtgtactgggtgatcgttggtcggcgtagacacagtgggccgaagggcctgtttctgctccgcATCTCCAGTCTAAAGGAATAACGATCAACTAGCAGCTGCAAGGAGAAGATGCAGTAGTGCGTCATCCACGATTCAATTACCTTTCATCTTCTCAAACCAATAGATGCAATGCACAATTTTTTTCTATCAATGGCTCATTTTTTTCTGTAAAATGGAAGCCTACAGTGAAGATTTAGCAGCAGCTCAATTCATAATTTTGCGCTGAAGAGAAATTAAGCAAATTACTGGTtgggacagcggtagagttgctgccttgcagcgccagagacccaggtttggtccAGACTACTGGtgttctctgtatggagtttgtacgttctccccatgatctgcgtgggctttctctggtatcctcccacactccaaagacgtacaggtaaatagattaactgtaaattgtccctagtgtgttggatattaTTACTGTGTAGGGATTGCTGCTCGGCTCGGACTCGGTAggtcaaagggcccatttccacactgtatctctaaactaaatggttgACATTCTCCTTAGCTTAGAAGAACAAGGGGTTGTTTAAAgtacaaaattaaaaacaaaacccaAGATGGTATATCCAGTATCAGGGACTATGTTCTCAAGGTCAGCAattgaccatttaggactgagatgggaaatCTCTGTGCCCAGAGTAGTGAATCTTTCGAATTCTCTACTAAGAGCACTCTCTACCTGTGCAGGCTCATCTCCAAGAGTATTTCAGACCGGGATGGATAGGTCTATCAGCAGTGGCCATAGTAggaaaggataggaaaggtttagagtgatatgggccaatgaGGCCAAGTGGGATCGGTGTACattggtgggcatgggcaagttgggccgaagggcctgtgtccataaggtatgactttatgactcgatGAGTAGAATTCAAGAAATTGTATTGATTTTTGTTGACTGAGAAAGGTCTGAATAATGTGGACAATTCACTGGAGATACACGCCAATGACGCACAAATCTCCTTCAGTGTTGTGGGAATAACTTGGTCCTGTttgtaaggattgctgatttcagttcatgacgcggatagagctacatctccgaatacagatttgaaaaattctcttttaaggggccttctcttctatttctactttcctctttctctcttcctttttttattttttatatacacacttcacgtttttctactctctaccatctatttttccactttttcccctttctattgctttctttttcttgttctgcttacttctttcttataacataaaactagaggttgtacatagaatggattacggtattacatagttggcacctaaaattaggtgccactgtactgttttgtgatgtattaacttctaataaaataaaaaaaaaaaaaaaaaaaaaaacaaaaaaaaaaaaacaaaaaaaaaaaaaacttggtcctgtttctcggtatgtttttatgtgggtAGTTGTGGGATAGAATAGAGGGAAACCGTTTCGtcacttaccttgacggagatgcgacttttctcctagttTTCACCTCTCTCGCAGCCGAACAACTTGGATTAGTGCAGCTTTTCCTGgagacggcccagagcttcagcagtgggcacGGCGCGAACTTCCGTCGGGGAGCCAGAAGAAAGGCTCCGGCCTGCTGACCgtgggcgtggcgtggacttaccatctcggAGCCagggatcgctggagaagagctccaacagCGGCCTATAACATCTAGAAGCCGCTGTCTCCTGTAAGAAAGTTGCCGATTTCGGCACTTCCAAGCGTTACATCCATCCTGACGtcagagcttcgatcatcccgaagAGAGCGCATGTACATCGGcaatccgtagcggcgactacggagggatAAGGCCCCAAACACAGGTGAACAAAagaaggaagactgactgaactttattgccttccatcacagtgatcactgtggtggatgtttatgttaagttctattaTATACTATGTTCGTTTATTtgcatggctgcatggtaactcaaacactgtaccttaattggtgcatgtgacaataagtgtgAACTTGTACTTGAAATTAAACAATCATGCATGCATTGTTGCAAAGGTTGATTATTGCAGCTTTAAGATTAAAAGCTTGCTGCAGCcttgggagtctaggaccagggaaaATAGATTTTAATTAGTGTTGCAAGTCTTGCCAGAGTGAAACCAGCTAACATCTTGATATTCTCTCCAAATATAGATGATGTTGGATCAATTGACGATTTTAAATCTTCAGATGAATAAAATTATCATAACAAATATAGCAAGAAGTATGTGTGAAAAGTCAGGTGTATGGCATTAGTTCACTGATTTGGAAATCTCAATAAAAAGTCTTGAAAGCTTAGAGTCCCTTCTACAGCTGTTCCTCAACTTACGATGAGGTTATGTCCCGATAAACCCATTGTAAATCGAAAACATCGTAAGTCGAAAATGCATTTAACATGTGCAGTTTCTTAAAATACCAATTACACTTCTTTAAAGCATATTGGGATGCTCTGAACGGGACATTAAAGTCTGTTTATAGACTTGCCAGTCATGCCAGGAAATGCTTTATTATTTATCAGGTGAGTTTTAAGGGCAAAAATGATACAGTACAGTATTTAACAAGatgaaaaaaagatagaaacaggTTTAATACACCTAACCTACCGAACATTCTCTCCCTTCTGATGAGGCTCGAGAATAGTGGGAGAAGGCACCGGGGCATTGACACGTGTTGAGTGTTTAGCAGGCAGTGTTCTTCAGGAAGATACCAAGTTTTGACTGTCTCTTCTTTTCATTATATATTTCCCTATAGCAGGCAAGAGCATCCTGTAGCTGCCtgttagtttttgtgaatctCTCGTAATTGACGTCCATTTCTTCCAACATGCGTACGCCACTGCTGATAGTGGCAAACGCCTCCGCCAGTTTCTTTGTAGTGAACGTTTTCGGTGCCACGGGTATAACTTCTTCCTCTGCCTCTGCTTCTTTACTTCTTTCTTCCTCCAGTTCGATCGGCTCCTCATTGGAATGGTCTTCAGTCTCAGTGCCAACAAGCTCATGAATATCTTCATCATCAATGTCCAATTCTAGCTGTTTCCCAAGCACTAATATCTTGTTATTTACTATGTTACCAACAGCAGAGTCTTTGTTAAAGCCTTTGAATGTGTTCACGTATGTCTTCATAACTTTTTTCCAAACGCCGTTCATGCATTGCTGTGTGACTTCGTCCCATGCTGCAGCAATGTTCTGGATAGCATTGAGAATGTTAAAACCTTTCCAAAACTCTTGGAGTGTCCGGCCAGATTCAGTCGCTTCAACAGCCTGCGCAAACGTTTGGCGTAAATAGTAGGCTTTGAACGCAGCTATTGCACCCTGGTCCATTGGTTGAATGAGTGCGGCTGTGTTTGGCGGCAAACACACAACCTTTACATTGGGATGCACGTTTCTGATATGCTGCGGATTGCCTGGAGCAATATCGAAGATCAGAAGAATTTTGAATGGGATGTTGTTTTGCCTACAATATTCTCTTGCCTGCGGAATAAAACAGCTTAGAAACCAGTCTTCAAACAATGCTAATGTCATCCCGGCTTTCTTGTTATGGCGATAATAAACGGGAAGTTTATGCTTGCTCACATTCTTCAATGCTCTAGGGTTCTCCGAGTGGTGGATTAGTAAAGGCTTTAATTTGAACCCTGCAACATTTCCACCCAAAAGCAGCGTTACACGCTCTTTGCATGCCTTGAATCCTGGCATTGTCTTGGACTCTTGATCAATGTATGTACGCTCCAGCATACGCTTCCAGAACAAGCCCGGATCATCGACATTGAATATTTGTCCTGGCAAATATTCCTCATCCACAATTATCCGATGCAGCTCTTCCTTAAAAGCTTCGGCACCTTCAGTATCGGCACTTGCCGCCTCACCCCTGACCTTCACGTTATGAAAATTATGACGCCTTTTGAAGCGTTGGAACCATCCTGGACTTGCTGTAAACACTTGTGTATACGAAGGATCAGCGCGCTCTTTTAGCCTTTCCAAAAGACTTCTTGCCTTAGCCTGGATCGTCAATAGGCTAAGTGGCATGTGCTTCTGTACCTGATCTTCCATCCACGTGGCAAGCAATCGCTCCATATCTTCAATCAGCCCAGCTCTTTTCTTTGTGATGATCGTGGATTTAACCGATGCTGACGATTTTGCTGCATCAATGATTCGCTTCTTATCCTTTAAGATGGTCGAGATGGTCGATTGCGAAAGTCCTAACTCACGTGCGATGGCCATTATTGGCTTGCCGCCTTCACGCTGGCCAATTATCTGGAGTTTCATCTCAAGAGTAATtgccttcctcttcttcttcttctcacaAGGAGCAGAAGACACAGATGGGCGTTTTATAGACATGATGGGATGCAAAAAACAATACAGTACTGTACATTGTATCCACAAAACGCTGGCAACACAGTACACAGTTTACACGTATGGCTGACTGGGAGCTGTGGCACACTGGCGTTACACAGCATCACGAGAGTATCGTACCGCATATCGCTAGCCCGggaaaagatcaaaattcaaagtACGATCTGCACTGAATGTATATCGCTTTTGCACAATCAAAGTTCAAAAAATCGCAAGGGAGCACATGTACTTTGTATGCCCCCAAGACTGGATTGATCAGTATTCATTAtagcaggacccttcttcaggctgaaagtagggGGGAATTGAAGAGCTGGACTGACTTTTCTTACTTCcagctcttcagtctgaagcggGATCAACACCTTTGcttagtccgcctggacctacctgatatcctggttgctaaacactttaattctccttcccattcccacaatgacccTTTCTgtccctccattgtcagaggtaaaacacaaattggaggaacggcatctcatatttcacttgtgcagcttacagcccagtggtatgaatatcgatttctttgGAGTAACTGCGACATTCCCTCTCTGCATccaacccccacccaagtcgtaccacttctcgttttcacccagcaaacagctaataatggcctgtttcctttatcatagttacttttttgcatatctttaattcattgttccttatctctccacatcaccatctatatctctcgtttccctttccccaaactagtctgaagaaaggtctcgaccagtaacatcacccataccttctctccagaggcgcctgtaccactgagttactccagctttgtgtgtcgatCTGAGGCAGACAtactttaacttggcataatgtttggcacagacattgtgagctgaagtgcctggtcctacgctgcactgctctGTCACACTAGGATTAGTCGTTGGAGGACAATTGAACTGTATCACTGATAATTGGCAGCTCATTCAGATTTATCTACAACATACACAAAAGCAATGAAAATAAGAGCAATTTATCCAATCCTTTGTTCATACAAAAAAATCTTATTTAATGGTCTTGTAAGATTCACTGGTACAAAGTGTAAATTATTCACAAAATTCCAAACACGAGCCTCCTTTATAAAGTAAACAGCCAACGGCTTCTTTCATCATGACAGACAAAAAAATATAAATGCTTCAAATGCAGGTTCCGCCACTTTACCACGTTTCCAAGGCTTCACGAGTGAGGTCTTCACTATACTCTTTCTAAAGCTTCGAGCATGATAATGCTGTTCCCTCTAATTACCTGGTGAAGAGAATGCAAAGTTAAAAACCTCACTGAAAGGATAGCTAAATAGTAGTtaaaaaggaaccgcagatgctggtttatatcagataggcacaaagtgctgcctTAACTCaacagggccaggcagcattgctggagaacatggataagctaCATTTTTTGGTTGGacacttctccagactgattgaaGTGGAGAGTGGGGGCAAAAACATGGAGACGAAAAATaaaacaggacaaatcagggctggcatcaGATGACAGATCTGTCTTTTCCTCTCAAGAGTTGGCTTCTACCCAATAACCCccaacacctttactaatcaagaatatgtcattcTCTGCCAttgaaatatcaattgacggcttccacagccatctgtggtaatgaattccagattcacgaccccctgcctaaagaaattccacctcatctcctttttaaaggtacgtccttttattctgaggctacggccttgGGTTCtataatattcatatcactgggttgtaagctgtgcaagcgaaatatgagatgccgttcctccaatttgcatttagcctcactgacaatagaggagacctaggacagaaaggtcattgtgggaatgggaaagagaattaaagtgtttagcaactgggagatcaggtaggtccaagcAAAGGTGttgatccctcttcagactgaaagtcagggtggAGGTAAAGAGCTGGAAGTGAGAAAAGTCAgtctccactttatccaggcctatcacgactcggtaagtttcaatgaggtccaccctacAAAGTTTTTTTGTTAcatactatccagtcagaggaaaggctgtacatgattacaatcaagccattcacagtgtactgacacaggataaatggaacaacgtttggtgcaagatacaTTTCTGTAAAGCCCAATCAAAGtctgagtctccaatgaggtagatggtaggtcaggactgaccTTTAGATAACtacaggcacaagaaactgcagatgctagaatctttgagtaaaacacaaagtgctggtggagggaatgggcagacgataATTCCGGTCGGGAATCTTCTTAAGACTGACCAGAAGGGCACCAACCTGGAACGTTGTCCGTCCACTTCCTCCAcaggagctgcctgacccactgaactcCTCCAGTACTTAGTGTGTTCACGAATTAGGTTGTGACGCATTTTGATAAGAGTCAAactaataagcgagtttggtatttcgatatacgcaaggaatcatggaatttgtcaaagatcattcaaaataaaaaattctgtcaactcaatagcttcctttcttgttctgctgttcacacactacttacccagtcccagttctagttcagttcattaatctgcaattatgagatattcaaaaagttaaagaatttattattttcaaggctggtgctgtattgagtcaataatttaaatagatacaattgtggatttgtTCAACCTGTgctgtggcctactgctgacatattcgacggatacatttattttaaaatctcattgaaatgaatactctggtccacacacacacatagtagctccactggcgagaatgtttatcccgaatgacctatgacctgggcatgcgcagttgaaa
Above is a window of Leucoraja erinacea ecotype New England chromosome 35, Leri_hhj_1, whole genome shotgun sequence DNA encoding:
- the snrpg gene encoding small nuclear ribonucleoprotein G isoform X1 codes for the protein MSKAHPPELKKFMDKKLSLKLNGGRHVQGILRGFDPFMNLVVDESLEMAQGGQQNTIGMVKKKRKAITLEMKLQIIGQREGGKPIMAIARELGLSQSTISTILKDKKRIIDAAKSSASVKSTIITKKRAGLIEDMERLLATWMEDQVQKHMPLSLLTIQAKARSLLERLKERADPSYTQVFTASPGWFQRFKRRHNFHNVKVRGEAASADTEGAEAFKEELHRIIVDEEYLPGQIFNVDDPGLFWKRMLERTYIDQESKTMPGFKACKERVTLLLGGNVAGFKLKPLLIHHSENPRALKNVSKHKLPVYYRHNKKAGMTLALFEDWFLSCFIPQAREYCRQNNIPFKILLIFDIAPGNPQHIRNVHPNVKVVCLPPNTAALIQPMDQGAIAAFKAYYLRQTFAQAVEATESGRTLQEFWKGFNILNAIQNIAAAWDEVTQQCMNGVWKKVMKTYVNTFKGFNKDSAVGNIVNNKILVLGKQLELDIDDEDIHELVGTETEDHSNEEPIELEEERSKEAEAEEEVIPVAPKTFTTKKLAEAFATISSGVRMLEEMDVNYERFTKTNRQLQDALACYREIYNEKKRQSKLGIFLKNTAC